The Impatiens glandulifera unplaced genomic scaffold, dImpGla2.1, whole genome shotgun sequence genome includes a region encoding these proteins:
- the LOC124917826 gene encoding alpha-galactosidase-like: MFVDARIKVSISEPEFDHKMWPHARRNLIDNSMSRTPQMGFNTWNRFYCDVNETLIKETADALVSSGLSKLGYKYVNIDDCWAEQRRDQEGYLVPKGIKFPSGMKSLADYVHSKGLKLGIYSSAGTFTCSKQMPGSLGYEENDAYSFAQWGIDYVKYDNCYTDGTTARERYPIMSRALLDSGRSIFFSLCEWGQENVSTWGHPLGNSWRTTSDIRDSFDSVIANADSNDQWAAYAGPGGWNDPDMLEVGNGNMTTAEYRSHYSIWAMAKAPLIIGCDIRSMSKDTKTLLSNTEVIAVNQDKLGVQGRKMVQNGDLEVWAGPLSGKRYVVVLWNRGSKKDTITAYWSDIGVRPKTTVQARDLWEHTTTVLKDFIKAEVNPHDVKMYILTPKKN, encoded by the exons ATGTTTGTTGACGCTAGGATAAAAGTGTCTATTTCTGAACCGGAGTTTGATCACAAAATGTGGCCTCATGCTAGAAGGAATCTCATCGATAACTCGATGTCACGCACTCCTCAAATGGG CTTTAATACATGGAATCGATTCTATTGCGACGTGAATGAGACACTTATCAAAGAAACGg cCGATGCATTAGTGTCGTCGGGACTTTCAAAACTCGGTTATAAATATGTCAACATCG ATGATTGTTGGGCTGAACAAAGAAGAGATCAAGAG GGTTACTTGGTTCCTAAAGGTATAAAATTTCCTTCTGGAATGAAATCATTGGCCGACTATGTACATAGTAAAGGATTGAAGTTGGGAATATACTCTAGTGCTGG aaCTTTTACATGTAGCAAACAGATGCCTGGATCTCTTGGTTATGAAGAAAATGATGCTTATTCATTTGCTCAATGG GGAATTGATTATGTAAAGTATGATAATTGTTATACTGATGGCACAACAGCAAGGGAGAg ATATCCTATAATGTCTAGAGCTTTATTGGATTCAGGAAGatcaatatttttctcattatgTGAATG GGGACAAGAAAATGTATCAACTTGGGGTCATCCTCTTGGAAACAGTTGGAGAACCACAAGTGATATTAGAGATTCTTTTGATAg TGTTATTGCTAATGCTGATTCAAATGATCAATGGGCTGCATATGCTGGACCAGGAGGGTGGAATG atcCCGATATGTTAGAGGTTGGAaatggaaatatgacaacggcaGAATATAGATCCCATTATAGTATTTGGGCTATGGCAAAg GCTCCTCTTATCATCGGATGTGATATTCGATCAATGAGTAAAGATACAAAAACATTGTTGAGCAATACAGAAGTTATTGCAGTCAATCAAg ataaacTTGGTGTACAAGGTAGAAAGATGGTACAAAATGGAGATTTAGAG GTTTGGGCTGGACCTTTAAGTGGCAAAAGATATGTTGTTGTCTTGTGGAATAGAGGATCGAAAAAGGATACAATTACTGCATACTGGTCTGATATTGGTGTTCGACCAAAAACTACAGTACAAGCACGAGATTTATGGGAG CACACGACAACAGTTTTGAAGGATTTTATAAAAGCTGAAGTAAATCCTCACGATGTAAAGATGTATATTCTCACGCCTAAGAAGAATTGA